A genomic stretch from Festucalex cinctus isolate MCC-2025b chromosome 13, RoL_Fcin_1.0, whole genome shotgun sequence includes:
- the LOC144033842 gene encoding T-box transcription factor TBX1-A isoform X1, with protein MPDSETEDGSQMDETAMNDATTDSPLSQSCKLPSMYCTNGLSSLKVPPVNQVKVQLEMHALWQQFDELGTEMIVTKAGRRMFPTFQVRISGMDPAAEYVLLVDFIPVDDKRYRYAFHSSSWLVAGRADIAAPSRMHFHPDSPARGAQWMKQTVSFDTLKLTNNLLDDNGHMILNSMHRYQPRFHVVYVDTAPNSHLNAHRNFCSFSFPETRFMAVTAYQNHRITQLKIASNPFAKGFRTTDAQDWGNNSKPLGVWYPPEDRTEQHVTNTERERGLKESTGGGLASDGAAEWTVLQLHRCSSRKRESSFLPQPHTILLGMCQIISEQQRVVKKINEIDFTYILQALAVLYCHIAVTSTEK; from the exons ATGCCAGACAGTGAAACAGAGGATGGATCTCAGATGGATGAGACGGCGATGAATGATGCCACAACAG atTCACCACTGTCTCAAAGCTGTAAATTACCTTCGATGTATTGCACAAACGGTCTATCAAGCCTTAAGGTTCCGCCGGTCAATCAGGTCAAAGTTCAGCTGGAGATGCATGCACTTTGGCAGCAGTTTGATGAACTAGGTACCGAAATGATAGTCACCAAAGCCGGAAG gAGGATGTTTCCAACATTCCAGGTGCGAATCTCAGGAATGGATCCTGCTGCTGAATATGTCCTGCTCGTGGACTTTATTCCTGTTGATGATAAAAGATACAG ATATGCCTTCCACAGCTCATCGTGGTTGGTGGCAGGTCGAGCAGATATTGCCGCTCCAAGCCGGATGCACTTCCACCCAGACTCACCAGCTCGTGGAGCCCAGTGGATGAAGCAGACTGTGTCATTTGACACTCTCAAGCTGACCAATAACCTCCTTGATGACAATGGACAT ATGATATTGAATTCTATGCATCGCTACCAACCACGCTTCCATGTAGTGTATGTGGATACAGCACCCAACAGCCATTTAAATGCGCATAGAAACTTTTGCTCCTTCTCTTTCCCGGAGACACGCTTCATGGCAGTCACTGCCTATCAAAACCACAGG ATCACTCAACTGAAGATAGCCAGCAATCCATTTGCTAAAGGCTTCAGAACAACAGACGCACAGGATTG GGGGAACAATTCCAAACCTCTTGGGGTGTGGTATCCACCAGAGGACAGGACAGAACAACATGTCACAAACACAGAAAGGGAAAGGGGCTTAAAAGAGTCAACAG GAGGTGGTCTCGCATCTGATGGAGCAGCAGAGTGGACAGTTTTGCAACTTCACAGATGCAGTAGCAGGAAACGGGAATCCAGTTTCCTTCCTCAACCGCATACCATCTTACTGGGAATGTGCCAGATCATCTCTGAGCAACAACGTGTCGTAAAGAAAATCAATGAGATAGACTTTACCTACATCCTGCAAGCATTAGCTGTATTGTATTGTCATATTGCTGTGACCAGTACTGAGAAataa
- the LOC144033842 gene encoding T-box transcription factor TBX1-A isoform X3 has product MPDSETEDGSQMDETAMNDATTDSPLSQSCKLPSMYCTNGLSSLKVPPVNQVKVQLEMHALWQQFDELGTEMIVTKAGRRMFPTFQVRISGMDPAAEYVLLVDFIPVDDKRYRYAFHSSSWLVAGRADIAAPSRMHFHPDSPARGAQWMKQTVSFDTLKLTNNLLDDNGHMILNSMHRYQPRFHVVYVDTAPNSHLNAHRNFCSFSFPETRFMAVTAYQNHRITQLKIASNPFAKGFRTTDAQDWGNNSKPLGVWYPPEDRTEQHVTNTERERGLKESTAQEVVSHLMEQQSGQFCNFTDAVAGNGNPVSFLNRIPSYWECARSSLSNNVS; this is encoded by the exons ATGCCAGACAGTGAAACAGAGGATGGATCTCAGATGGATGAGACGGCGATGAATGATGCCACAACAG atTCACCACTGTCTCAAAGCTGTAAATTACCTTCGATGTATTGCACAAACGGTCTATCAAGCCTTAAGGTTCCGCCGGTCAATCAGGTCAAAGTTCAGCTGGAGATGCATGCACTTTGGCAGCAGTTTGATGAACTAGGTACCGAAATGATAGTCACCAAAGCCGGAAG gAGGATGTTTCCAACATTCCAGGTGCGAATCTCAGGAATGGATCCTGCTGCTGAATATGTCCTGCTCGTGGACTTTATTCCTGTTGATGATAAAAGATACAG ATATGCCTTCCACAGCTCATCGTGGTTGGTGGCAGGTCGAGCAGATATTGCCGCTCCAAGCCGGATGCACTTCCACCCAGACTCACCAGCTCGTGGAGCCCAGTGGATGAAGCAGACTGTGTCATTTGACACTCTCAAGCTGACCAATAACCTCCTTGATGACAATGGACAT ATGATATTGAATTCTATGCATCGCTACCAACCACGCTTCCATGTAGTGTATGTGGATACAGCACCCAACAGCCATTTAAATGCGCATAGAAACTTTTGCTCCTTCTCTTTCCCGGAGACACGCTTCATGGCAGTCACTGCCTATCAAAACCACAGG ATCACTCAACTGAAGATAGCCAGCAATCCATTTGCTAAAGGCTTCAGAACAACAGACGCACAGGATTG GGGGAACAATTCCAAACCTCTTGGGGTGTGGTATCCACCAGAGGACAGGACAGAACAACATGTCACAAACACAGAAAGGGAAAGGGGCTTAAAAGAGTCAACAG CACAGGAGGTGGTCTCGCATCTGATGGAGCAGCAGAGTGGACAGTTTTGCAACTTCACAGATGCAGTAGCAGGAAACGGGAATCCAGTTTCCTTCCTCAACCGCATACCATCTTACTGGGAATGTGCCAGATCATCTCTGAGCAACAACGTGTCGTAA
- the LOC144033582 gene encoding uncharacterized protein LOC144033582, with product MAGGEVHFHGDTQLHTSPPPPRNDSSHIRALYKVCSCSSCQSPQELHQTSIMKFVALAVTLLLAVGCQAASVPAESPTALQHARAAMDVYLTQMKTSAQKALSQLDDTEYKGFKDLISVRMDELHAQLKATQDAVSPITDSVYTTFSEITQTFRENVQKDIAALETELEPYKATLNDVVNKHIEEYQKLLQPVITEYEARHKAEMEALRVKLEPVMEELRSKIEVNVEETKNALIPMVEAVRTKVSARLEELKTMVSPYVEEYKDQIGKAYNQAKSVTPEDLAAMREKISPLVEDVKTKLQTIIQTVVATFNPPAEPEA from the exons ATGGCTGGGGGTGAGGTCCACTTCCACGGAGACACACAGCTCCACACCTCGCCCCCTCCTCCACGCAACGACTCATCTCATATCAGAGCACTATATAAGGTCTGCTCCTGCTCAAGTTGTCAGTCTCCTCAAGAGCTCCACCAG ACCTCCATCATGAAGTTTGTTGCTCTCGCAGTCACCTTGCTGCTGGCCGTTG GCTGCCAGGCTGCTTCTGTGCCGGCTGAGTCACCCACTGCCCTGCAACATGCCCGAGCTGCTATGGACGTCTATTTGACTCAAATGAAAACAAGTGCCCAAAAAGCCTTAAGTCAGCTTGATGATACAGAGTACAAAGGTTTTAA AGACCTAATCAGTGTACGCATGGATGAGCTCCACGCTCAGCTCAAAGCTACACAGGATGCCGTCTCTCCCATCACTGATAGCGTGTATACTACATTCAGTGAAATTACCCAGACTTTCCGAGAGAATGTCCAGAAGGACATTGCGGCCTTGGAGACGGAACTTGAGCCCTATAAAGCAACGCTGAATGATGTCGTTAACAAACACATTGAAGAATACCAGAAACTTCTGCAGCCTGTGATCACTGAGTACGAGGCAAGGCACAAGGCTGAAATGGAGGCTCTGAGAGTCAAGCTGGAGCCCGTTATGGAAGAGCTGCGCTCAAAGATTGAGGTTAACGTTGAGGAGACCAAGAATGCTCTCATTCCCATGGTTGAGGCTGTGCGTACCAAAGTTTCTGCTCGTCTGGAGGAGCTGAAAACAATGGTATCACCTTATGTGGAGGAATATAAAGACCAGATTGGAAAGGCCTACAACCAAGCAAAATCCGTCACACCAGAAGACCTCGCTGCCATGAGAGAGAAGATTTCACCTTTAGTTGAGGACGTCAAGACAAAACTCCAAACTATCATTCAGACCGTCGTTGCAACCTTTAACCCTCCTGCAGAACCAGAAGCATAA
- the LOC144033842 gene encoding T-box transcription factor TBX1-A isoform X2, with protein sequence MTQLTSLGILSPLVTFTNSPLSQSCKLPSMYCTNGLSSLKVPPVNQVKVQLEMHALWQQFDELGTEMIVTKAGRRMFPTFQVRISGMDPAAEYVLLVDFIPVDDKRYRYAFHSSSWLVAGRADIAAPSRMHFHPDSPARGAQWMKQTVSFDTLKLTNNLLDDNGHMILNSMHRYQPRFHVVYVDTAPNSHLNAHRNFCSFSFPETRFMAVTAYQNHRITQLKIASNPFAKGFRTTDAQDWGNNSKPLGVWYPPEDRTEQHVTNTERERGLKESTGGGLASDGAAEWTVLQLHRCSSRKRESSFLPQPHTILLGMCQIISEQQRVVKKINEIDFTYILQALAVLYCHIAVTSTEK encoded by the exons atgacacagttgacatcattgggaatcctgagtccactggttacgtttacaa atTCACCACTGTCTCAAAGCTGTAAATTACCTTCGATGTATTGCACAAACGGTCTATCAAGCCTTAAGGTTCCGCCGGTCAATCAGGTCAAAGTTCAGCTGGAGATGCATGCACTTTGGCAGCAGTTTGATGAACTAGGTACCGAAATGATAGTCACCAAAGCCGGAAG gAGGATGTTTCCAACATTCCAGGTGCGAATCTCAGGAATGGATCCTGCTGCTGAATATGTCCTGCTCGTGGACTTTATTCCTGTTGATGATAAAAGATACAG ATATGCCTTCCACAGCTCATCGTGGTTGGTGGCAGGTCGAGCAGATATTGCCGCTCCAAGCCGGATGCACTTCCACCCAGACTCACCAGCTCGTGGAGCCCAGTGGATGAAGCAGACTGTGTCATTTGACACTCTCAAGCTGACCAATAACCTCCTTGATGACAATGGACAT ATGATATTGAATTCTATGCATCGCTACCAACCACGCTTCCATGTAGTGTATGTGGATACAGCACCCAACAGCCATTTAAATGCGCATAGAAACTTTTGCTCCTTCTCTTTCCCGGAGACACGCTTCATGGCAGTCACTGCCTATCAAAACCACAGG ATCACTCAACTGAAGATAGCCAGCAATCCATTTGCTAAAGGCTTCAGAACAACAGACGCACAGGATTG GGGGAACAATTCCAAACCTCTTGGGGTGTGGTATCCACCAGAGGACAGGACAGAACAACATGTCACAAACACAGAAAGGGAAAGGGGCTTAAAAGAGTCAACAG GAGGTGGTCTCGCATCTGATGGAGCAGCAGAGTGGACAGTTTTGCAACTTCACAGATGCAGTAGCAGGAAACGGGAATCCAGTTTCCTTCCTCAACCGCATACCATCTTACTGGGAATGTGCCAGATCATCTCTGAGCAACAACGTGTCGTAAAGAAAATCAATGAGATAGACTTTACCTACATCCTGCAAGCATTAGCTGTATTGTATTGTCATATTGCTGTGACCAGTACTGAGAAataa
- the LOC144033842 gene encoding T-box transcription factor TBX1 isoform X4 produces the protein MFPTFQVRISGMDPAAEYVLLVDFIPVDDKRYRYAFHSSSWLVAGRADIAAPSRMHFHPDSPARGAQWMKQTVSFDTLKLTNNLLDDNGHMILNSMHRYQPRFHVVYVDTAPNSHLNAHRNFCSFSFPETRFMAVTAYQNHRITQLKIASNPFAKGFRTTDAQDWGNNSKPLGVWYPPEDRTEQHVTNTERERGLKESTGGGLASDGAAEWTVLQLHRCSSRKRESSFLPQPHTILLGMCQIISEQQRVVKKINEIDFTYILQALAVLYCHIAVTSTEK, from the exons ATGTTTCCAACATTCCAGGTGCGAATCTCAGGAATGGATCCTGCTGCTGAATATGTCCTGCTCGTGGACTTTATTCCTGTTGATGATAAAAGATACAG ATATGCCTTCCACAGCTCATCGTGGTTGGTGGCAGGTCGAGCAGATATTGCCGCTCCAAGCCGGATGCACTTCCACCCAGACTCACCAGCTCGTGGAGCCCAGTGGATGAAGCAGACTGTGTCATTTGACACTCTCAAGCTGACCAATAACCTCCTTGATGACAATGGACAT ATGATATTGAATTCTATGCATCGCTACCAACCACGCTTCCATGTAGTGTATGTGGATACAGCACCCAACAGCCATTTAAATGCGCATAGAAACTTTTGCTCCTTCTCTTTCCCGGAGACACGCTTCATGGCAGTCACTGCCTATCAAAACCACAGG ATCACTCAACTGAAGATAGCCAGCAATCCATTTGCTAAAGGCTTCAGAACAACAGACGCACAGGATTG GGGGAACAATTCCAAACCTCTTGGGGTGTGGTATCCACCAGAGGACAGGACAGAACAACATGTCACAAACACAGAAAGGGAAAGGGGCTTAAAAGAGTCAACAG GAGGTGGTCTCGCATCTGATGGAGCAGCAGAGTGGACAGTTTTGCAACTTCACAGATGCAGTAGCAGGAAACGGGAATCCAGTTTCCTTCCTCAACCGCATACCATCTTACTGGGAATGTGCCAGATCATCTCTGAGCAACAACGTGTCGTAAAGAAAATCAATGAGATAGACTTTACCTACATCCTGCAAGCATTAGCTGTATTGTATTGTCATATTGCTGTGACCAGTACTGAGAAataa